GTGCGAGGTCATTCCAAGCCGCTCGCCAGCACTGGAATCAACGCGAATGTTGCGGCGCTGCTGATCGTGAACAGCACGCTCAACAGCGCGGCCCCGGCGAGCGTGAACATGGGATAATAGGCGATAAATGCTATCACGCCCGCTTGCAGAACTGACACCATGACCAGAATGCGGGCCGCCTCCCGGCGGTCGATCAAGCGGCCCGCCCAGGGTGCGGCGATCAGACCGGGTAGCAGCTCCGCGGTCAGCAGCGTCGGCACCGCATAGCCGGATGCGTTCTCGGCAGTGCGGAACATCAACGTCAGCAACGTGATTTCATCGCCGGTCGTCGAAATCGTAAGCGCCACAAGGACCAACCATCCCCAGCCTTGCCGAAACTCAACTCCCACTCACTTAACCTTCCGCACAGCCCCGCACTTTCCGGGTCACTCTGCACACTTCAAATCTCAACCGACAATCAGGTGAATAGCTTTAGCGTTGTTCTGCCAACCACTTAAGCGCCGATAGGCTTGGCATGAACAGATATTCGCCTCCCTTCATGACATTGAAGGTCTGCACACCGTCGATGCGCTTGCGCGCAGGCGCCTGCGGGATCGTGAACCGGCCGTCCTCCTCATGCAGACCAACGATTGGATCGCGCTCCTCGCCGAGGTCGACGAAATTGCCGCGGTTGATCCATTCCTGCTGCATGAACTCGATCGTGTCGTAAGCGCGCGCGCTTATGAAGATGAAGAACAGGCCGCGATCGCCTTTGGCATCGTCTTTCGGCGCCACATCCTCGGAATAAACCGGCCCGAAGGTCGAGGAACGGCGGATGATGCGGTGAATGTTGACGTCGGTGAGCAGTGTCAGCTCGGAATCGCGGGGATTGAGCCGGCGCATATGACAGCCGAGCGGCACGACGCGGCCTTTGGGGTCGTCCTTGAAATTGAAGTCGTTGTTGCGCTGCGGATCGGCGCCGAGGTCCGGGTCGTCATGATCCGGCGACAACGTCAGTGGAGCGCCTGACCGCCAGCGACCGAACATCTTGGCGGCAAGACGTTCGCGGTCCTCCGCCGTCTCGCCATGGGCCTTGAGGAAGGCGTTGAAGCAGCCGACCCGGCTGTTGTACTTGCGCAGGACGACGAAGGTGCCGTTCTTTCCCAGCGCCGCAGGTTCAGGCATGCCGAGCGGCTGGCCGTTCTCGCTCTCGTATCCAAGGATGAACTCGCCCGCCTTGATCGCGCGTTCCTCGCCGGGCAGCGGATCGACGCCGCTGCCTTCGACGGCGGGCTGGGAGATCGAATCCCGGAAGCCGAACGGGTTTTTCGCGCCGTCCGGCGCGCCGAAGCGATGCTCGCCGATC
The window above is part of the Sphingomonas sanxanigenens DSM 19645 = NX02 genome. Proteins encoded here:
- a CDS encoding Dyp-type peroxidase, with the protein product MTILQKLKERFSRDSVTLDLHDIQALILRSRPEPYVGIHAMLHFDEAEGARALLGRLAPHIASADNWNEDLDFWIGAALSFEGLKALGVPEAQLKTFPLPFQQGMAARSEQLRDFGPNAPENWEDVFKPGNCHLALTIYAVDDAALDKALATARTELDQSSGVTLIGEHRFGAPDGAKNPFGFRDSISQPAVEGSGVDPLPGEERAIKAGEFILGYESENGQPLGMPEPAALGKNGTFVVLRKYNSRVGCFNAFLKAHGETAEDRERLAAKMFGRWRSGAPLTLSPDHDDPDLGADPQRNNDFNFKDDPKGRVVPLGCHMRRLNPRDSELTLLTDVNIHRIIRRSSTFGPVYSEDVAPKDDAKGDRGLFFIFISARAYDTIEFMQQEWINRGNFVDLGEERDPIVGLHEEDGRFTIPQAPARKRIDGVQTFNVMKGGEYLFMPSLSALKWLAEQR